The following are from one region of the Streptomyces fradiae genome:
- a CDS encoding ribose-phosphate diphosphokinase, which produces MTGIKTTGEKKLMLFSGRAHPELAEEVAHQLGVGIVPTKAFDFANGEIYVRFQESARGADCFLIQSHTAPINKWIMEQLIMIDALKRASARSITVIVPSYGYARQDKKHRGREPISARLVADLLKTAGADRILTVDLHTDQIQGFFDGPVDHLSALPVLADYVGAKVDREKLTIVSPDAGRVRVADRWCDRLDAPLAIVHKRRDKDVANQVTVHEVVGDVKGRVCVLVDDMVDTAGTICAAADALFAHGAEDVIVTATHGILSGPAADRLKNSKVSEFVFTDTLPDPSSLELDKITVLSIAPTIARAVREVFEDGSVTSLFEEH; this is translated from the coding sequence GTGACCGGGATCAAGACGACCGGCGAGAAGAAGCTGATGCTCTTCTCCGGCCGCGCCCACCCCGAGCTGGCCGAGGAGGTCGCACACCAGCTGGGTGTCGGCATCGTTCCGACCAAGGCGTTCGACTTCGCCAACGGTGAGATCTACGTCCGCTTCCAGGAGTCGGCGCGTGGCGCGGACTGCTTCCTGATCCAGAGCCACACGGCTCCGATCAACAAGTGGATCATGGAGCAGCTGATCATGATCGATGCTCTGAAGCGGGCCTCGGCCCGGAGCATCACCGTGATCGTGCCGTCGTACGGCTATGCGCGTCAGGACAAGAAGCACCGTGGCCGTGAGCCGATCTCGGCCCGTCTGGTGGCCGATCTGCTGAAGACGGCGGGTGCGGACCGGATTCTGACCGTGGACCTGCACACGGACCAGATCCAGGGCTTCTTCGACGGTCCGGTGGACCACCTGTCGGCGCTGCCGGTCCTCGCGGACTACGTGGGTGCGAAGGTCGACCGCGAGAAGCTGACGATCGTGTCGCCGGACGCCGGCCGCGTGCGTGTCGCCGACCGCTGGTGCGACCGTCTGGACGCGCCGCTGGCGATCGTCCACAAGCGCCGTGACAAGGACGTCGCCAACCAGGTGACCGTGCACGAGGTCGTCGGTGACGTGAAGGGCCGTGTGTGTGTCCTGGTGGACGACATGGTCGACACCGCGGGCACGATCTGCGCCGCCGCGGACGCGCTGTTCGCGCACGGTGCGGAGGACGTCATCGTGACGGCGACGCACGGCATTCTGTCCGGTCCGGCCGCGGACCGGCTGAAGAACTCGAAGGTGAGCGAGTTCGTGTTCACGGACACGCTGCCGGACCCGAGCTCGCTGGAGCTGGACAAGATCACGGTCCTGTCCATCGCGCCGACGATCGCCCGCGCGGTGCGCGAGGTGTTCGAGGACGGTTCGGTGACGAGCCTGTTCGAGGAGCACTGA